A part of Jiangella alba genomic DNA contains:
- a CDS encoding glutamate decarboxylase yields the protein MVTHPDTYDDRYGNTFLQRPAPDDRLPQQGMPAVDALRLVGEELVLDGIPMRNLATFVTTWMEPEAQRVIADNLHRNYIDHAEYPQTALIEQRCIRMLADLFHAPGPTTGTRTQGSSEAIMLGALSLKWKWRQRREAARQSTDRPNLVFGGDVHVVWEKFCRYFDVEPRIIPLRPDRLTIGPSDVEPHVDENTIGVAAVLGTTFTGHSDDISGINDLLVRLRDEKGLDVPLHVDAASGGFVWPFLYPDTKWDFRLEQVRSINVSGHKYGLVYPGIGWLVFRGDDDLAEDLVFYENYLGKKDATFTLNFSTNASMVLAQYYNFVRYGHDGYRAIMQTMQTNAQALAERIVDAGDFELVGHPDAEQLPLVAFRLTGEHDYDEFDVAGQLAGEHGWMLPAYSLPPNAEHVTIMRALVKQTLGRSLADTLADDLAHACTTLDAKGGLHERERRRVKSGTGY from the coding sequence ATGGTCACGCATCCGGACACCTACGACGACCGCTACGGCAACACGTTCCTGCAGCGACCAGCGCCGGACGACCGGCTGCCGCAGCAGGGCATGCCGGCCGTCGACGCGCTGCGACTGGTCGGCGAGGAGCTGGTGCTGGACGGCATCCCGATGCGCAACCTCGCGACGTTCGTGACGACGTGGATGGAGCCGGAGGCGCAGCGCGTCATCGCCGACAACCTGCACCGCAACTACATCGACCACGCCGAGTACCCGCAGACCGCGCTGATCGAGCAGCGCTGCATCCGCATGCTGGCCGACCTCTTCCACGCGCCCGGCCCGACCACCGGCACCCGCACGCAGGGCTCGTCCGAGGCGATCATGCTCGGCGCGCTGTCGCTGAAGTGGAAGTGGCGGCAGCGGCGCGAGGCGGCGCGGCAGAGCACCGACCGGCCGAACCTGGTGTTCGGCGGCGACGTCCACGTCGTCTGGGAGAAGTTCTGCCGCTACTTCGACGTCGAGCCGCGGATCATCCCGCTGCGCCCGGACCGCCTCACCATCGGCCCGAGCGACGTCGAGCCGCACGTCGACGAGAACACCATCGGCGTCGCGGCGGTGCTCGGCACCACGTTCACCGGGCACTCCGACGACATCTCCGGCATCAACGACCTGCTGGTGCGGCTGCGCGACGAGAAGGGGCTGGACGTCCCGCTGCACGTCGACGCGGCCAGCGGCGGGTTCGTGTGGCCGTTCCTCTATCCGGACACGAAGTGGGACTTCCGGCTCGAGCAGGTGCGTTCGATCAACGTGTCCGGGCACAAGTACGGGCTGGTCTACCCGGGCATCGGCTGGCTGGTGTTCCGCGGCGACGACGACCTCGCCGAGGATCTCGTCTTCTACGAGAACTACCTGGGCAAGAAGGACGCGACGTTCACGCTGAACTTCTCCACCAACGCCAGCATGGTGCTCGCGCAGTACTACAACTTCGTGCGCTACGGACACGACGGCTACCGCGCGATCATGCAGACGATGCAGACCAACGCGCAGGCTCTGGCCGAGCGGATCGTCGACGCCGGCGACTTCGAGCTGGTCGGGCACCCGGACGCCGAGCAGCTGCCGCTGGTGGCGTTCCGGCTGACCGGTGAGCACGACTACGACGAGTTCGACGTCGCCGGTCAGCTGGCCGGCGAGCACGGCTGGATGCTGCCGGCCTACTCACTGCCGCCGAACGCCGAGCACGTCACGATCATGCGGGCGCTGGTGAAGCAGACCCTCGGCCGCTCCCTGGCCGACACCCTGGCCGACGACCTCGCGCACGCGTGCACGACGCTGGACGCGAAGGGCGGGCTGCACGAGCGCGAGCGCCGCCGGGTGAAGTCGGGGACCGGCTACTGA
- a CDS encoding ABC1 kinase family protein, producing MDVLTFPIVATFSILTALVFGLIAQRLLGVRLGLFRLLLTGAFAMIVGPLIMYALLGQFTLSPQGIPREGEGWVVFWFALLGSVLTVLASMAFLVVIEAFVPMGSLPPALVWGRGLLGRLRRTRRYWQIIGIAMRHGLGSYLRGTRDRALDVPSGRSQLGRALTNTLNAGGVTFVKLGQILATRRDVLPAEVADELARLQDDATPVPWPDVEKVIVAELNAPVEDVFAEFDREPLAAASVGQVHLARLHSGAEVVVKVQRPGIRPVVERDLDIAARLAARLESGTRWGRRMGVRPLAAGLAEAIREELDYRIEAENITAVATAPSRQPDVVLPEPHLALCTERVLVMDRLQGTPLNRADVVIRQHDFDRDALATTLLDCLLRQIVLDGIFHADPHGGNIFLLDDGRLGLLDFGSVGRLDGALRDALQRLLVGVDRGDPLAVSDALLELVPRPDEIDQQQLERDIGRFMARHTSGTPSTGVRMFGDLFRVVADHGLAIPPEIAAVFRALATAEGTLTRLTPRFDLIGSARSLASGYVEEQYGPEHLKRAVTEELAALLPILRRLPRRVERIASAAEHGRLGINIRLLADERDRAVLTTMLHEVLLTFLAATTGIMAVLLIGTGSGPQLTEDVGLYELIGYNMLVISAILALRVLAQIFRRG from the coding sequence GTGGATGTACTGACGTTCCCGATCGTCGCGACCTTCTCGATCCTGACGGCGCTGGTCTTCGGGCTGATCGCGCAGCGGTTGCTGGGCGTGCGGCTCGGGCTGTTCCGGCTGCTGCTGACCGGCGCGTTCGCCATGATCGTCGGGCCGCTGATCATGTACGCGCTGCTCGGCCAGTTCACCTTGTCGCCGCAGGGCATCCCTCGCGAGGGCGAGGGCTGGGTCGTCTTCTGGTTCGCGCTGCTGGGCAGCGTGCTGACGGTACTCGCGTCGATGGCGTTCCTCGTGGTCATCGAGGCGTTCGTGCCGATGGGCTCGCTGCCGCCGGCGCTGGTGTGGGGCCGCGGGCTGCTGGGCCGGCTGCGCCGCACCCGGCGGTACTGGCAGATCATCGGCATCGCGATGCGGCACGGCCTCGGGTCGTACCTGCGCGGCACCCGCGACCGCGCCCTGGACGTGCCGTCCGGACGGTCCCAGCTGGGCCGGGCGCTGACGAACACCCTGAACGCGGGCGGCGTCACGTTCGTGAAGCTCGGCCAGATCCTCGCCACCCGCCGCGACGTGCTGCCGGCCGAGGTGGCCGACGAGCTGGCCCGGCTGCAGGACGACGCCACACCGGTGCCGTGGCCGGACGTCGAGAAGGTCATCGTCGCGGAGCTGAACGCGCCGGTCGAGGACGTCTTCGCCGAGTTCGACCGCGAGCCGCTGGCGGCCGCGTCCGTCGGCCAGGTGCATCTCGCCCGGCTGCACAGCGGCGCCGAGGTGGTCGTCAAGGTGCAGCGGCCCGGCATCCGGCCGGTGGTCGAGCGCGACCTCGACATCGCCGCACGGCTGGCCGCCCGGCTGGAGTCGGGCACCCGGTGGGGGCGCCGCATGGGCGTCCGCCCGCTGGCCGCCGGCCTGGCCGAGGCGATCCGCGAGGAGCTCGACTACCGCATCGAGGCCGAGAACATCACCGCCGTGGCCACGGCGCCGAGCCGGCAGCCCGACGTCGTCCTGCCCGAGCCGCACCTCGCGCTGTGCACCGAGCGGGTGCTGGTGATGGACCGCCTGCAGGGCACGCCGCTGAACCGCGCCGACGTCGTCATCCGGCAGCACGACTTCGACCGCGACGCGCTCGCGACGACCCTGCTGGACTGCCTGCTGCGCCAGATCGTCCTCGACGGCATCTTCCACGCCGACCCGCACGGCGGGAACATCTTCCTGCTCGACGACGGCCGGCTCGGGCTGCTCGACTTCGGTTCGGTCGGACGGCTCGACGGCGCCCTGCGCGACGCGCTGCAACGGCTGCTCGTCGGCGTCGACCGGGGCGACCCGCTCGCCGTCAGCGACGCGCTGCTGGAACTGGTGCCGCGGCCGGACGAGATCGACCAGCAGCAACTCGAGCGCGACATCGGCCGGTTCATGGCCCGGCACACGTCCGGCACGCCCAGCACCGGGGTCCGGATGTTCGGCGACCTGTTCCGGGTGGTCGCCGACCACGGCCTGGCCATCCCGCCGGAGATCGCCGCGGTGTTCCGCGCGCTGGCGACGGCCGAAGGCACGCTGACGCGACTCACGCCACGGTTCGACCTCATCGGCAGCGCCCGCTCGCTGGCCAGCGGCTACGTCGAGGAGCAGTACGGGCCTGAGCATCTCAAGCGCGCCGTCACCGAGGAGCTGGCCGCACTGCTGCCGATCCTGCGCCGGCTGCCGCGCCGCGTCGAGCGCATCGCCAGCGCCGCCGAGCACGGCCGGCTGGGCATCAACATCAGGCTGCTCGCCGACGAACGCGACCGCGCCGTGCTGACCACGATGCTGCACGAGGTGCTGCTGACCTTCCTCGCCGCGACCACCGGCATCATGGCCGTGCTGCTGATCGGCACCGGCAGCGGGCCACAGCTCACCGAGGACGTCGGGCTGTACGAACTGATCGGCTACAACATGCTGGTGATCAGCGCGATCCTGGCGCTGCGGGTGCTGGCCCAGATCTTCCGCCGCGGCTGA